One part of the Sorangiineae bacterium MSr11954 genome encodes these proteins:
- a CDS encoding esterase-like activity of phytase family protein, with protein sequence MIKTVAALMLVASGCSHGCSRAPSPQAYACEGASLATERTGAPAVSAYAVVDFPRGTGTHELSGTAFDEATRTLYAIEDKAPKIVSFVASPDYRSWSAGTPILLSGYLEDRWDGEGLVRLPDGSFYVVANESEPVLAHFDARGAFIQTMNVPSDYAKQISNKGLESLTLSPDGRYLFSANEAALASDGPGATKALGTVVRIWRHDLTTAKDEEFAYRTEPLGAGGGGGDMGVSELAALSADELLVLERGFQHGYGNTVRIFRIDLTGAKNVAGVPSLDDTTAVRDKILVADLGNLTCAGVTHKGPQPNPILENYEALTVGPLLPDGRRLLFLASDDNGRSDQVARLLVLAVTSL encoded by the coding sequence TTGATCAAGACCGTCGCGGCGTTGATGTTGGTCGCCTCGGGGTGCTCCCACGGGTGCTCGCGGGCGCCGAGCCCGCAGGCGTACGCGTGCGAGGGCGCGTCCCTCGCGACGGAGCGAACGGGCGCGCCCGCGGTGAGCGCGTATGCGGTGGTGGATTTTCCGCGCGGCACCGGGACCCACGAGCTCTCGGGCACCGCCTTCGACGAGGCCACGCGGACGCTCTATGCCATCGAGGACAAGGCGCCCAAGATCGTATCGTTCGTGGCGAGCCCGGATTATCGCTCCTGGTCGGCGGGCACGCCCATTTTGCTCTCGGGCTACCTCGAAGACCGCTGGGACGGCGAAGGCTTGGTGCGCCTGCCCGATGGCAGCTTTTACGTCGTCGCCAACGAGAGCGAGCCGGTGCTGGCCCACTTCGACGCGCGGGGCGCGTTCATTCAGACCATGAACGTCCCTTCGGACTACGCGAAGCAAATCTCCAACAAAGGCCTGGAGAGCCTGACCCTCTCGCCCGACGGCCGCTACTTGTTCAGCGCCAACGAGGCCGCCCTGGCATCCGACGGTCCGGGCGCCACCAAAGCGCTGGGCACCGTCGTGCGCATCTGGCGGCACGATCTCACCACGGCCAAGGACGAGGAGTTCGCCTACCGCACCGAGCCCCTGGGCGCTGGCGGCGGCGGCGGCGACATGGGCGTCTCGGAGCTGGCCGCCCTCTCCGCCGACGAGCTCTTGGTGCTGGAGCGCGGCTTCCAACACGGCTACGGCAACACCGTGCGCATCTTCCGCATCGACCTCACCGGCGCGAAGAACGTCGCAGGCGTCCCCTCCCTCGACGATACCACCGCCGTGCGCGACAAAATCCTCGTGGCCGATCTGGGCAACCTCACGTGCGCGGGCGTGACCCACAAGGGCCCGCAGCCCAACCCCATCCTCGAAAACTACGAAGCTCTCACCGTCGGCCCCCTCCTCCCCGACGGCCGCCGCCTCCTCTTCCTCGCCTCCGACGACAACGGCCGCTCCGACCAAGTCGCCCGCCTCCTCGTCCTTGCGGTGACTTCGCTCTAG
- a CDS encoding type II toxin-antitoxin system RelE/ParE family toxin encodes MKILLSPRAQRDLRAYLFYVAATADPMVAERERARIHRVLSDYASLPTDGRMIVLQSERGERRVHRWIAHPFHLYYERRGDVFYVVRLYHAARQPLERGPR; translated from the coding sequence ATGAAGATCCTTCTCTCGCCACGCGCGCAACGCGATCTCCGCGCGTACCTTTTTTACGTCGCGGCGACCGCCGATCCCATGGTGGCCGAACGGGAGCGCGCGCGCATCCACCGCGTGCTCTCCGACTACGCTTCCCTTCCAACCGATGGCCGAATGATCGTCCTCCAAAGCGAACGCGGAGAGCGACGCGTTCACCGGTGGATCGCGCATCCCTTTCATCTGTATTACGAGCGCCGAGGTGACGTGTTTTACGTGGTGCGGCTTTACCACGCCGCGCGACAGCCGCTGGAGCGCGGTCCCCGCTAG
- a CDS encoding 5'-methylthioadenosine/S-adenosylhomocysteine nucleosidase, which produces MPHPIFNAEVRVVASFPTWLILVAMEIEEQAILSRLPDRRIIAVNSRLGVLVAAATFGAHSIVVARSGVGLVYAGLHTALIACHYPIHVVLSLGVAGSLRPELEIGDLVIAEQVLQHDAICSTPEGEELMAPGQLHVSLPKDQRPPPPFIPDATLRQAICDGLKRQPGRSLYSGTLLSGSEFCADPARKIALARKHPGALAIDMETAGVAQIAQKLALPFLAIKSIADRVNPRSSIAQDYLASQQRAAENAACIVDWLIDSFMGK; this is translated from the coding sequence TTGCCGCACCCGATTTTCAACGCGGAGGTGCGCGTGGTCGCGTCGTTTCCCACCTGGCTGATCCTGGTGGCCATGGAGATCGAGGAGCAAGCGATCTTGAGCCGCCTGCCGGACCGCCGCATCATCGCGGTGAACTCGCGACTCGGTGTGCTGGTGGCAGCGGCCACCTTCGGAGCCCACTCGATCGTGGTCGCCCGAAGCGGAGTCGGTCTCGTGTACGCGGGGCTCCACACCGCGCTGATCGCGTGCCACTACCCGATTCACGTGGTCCTCTCCCTCGGCGTCGCCGGCTCCCTGCGCCCCGAGCTCGAAATCGGTGATCTGGTGATCGCGGAGCAAGTGCTTCAACACGACGCCATCTGCTCCACCCCGGAGGGTGAAGAGTTGATGGCGCCCGGACAGCTGCACGTCTCCCTGCCCAAAGATCAGCGCCCGCCCCCTCCCTTCATCCCCGACGCGACCCTTCGTCAGGCCATCTGCGACGGGCTAAAACGGCAACCCGGCCGCAGCCTCTACAGCGGCACCCTCTTGTCGGGCAGCGAATTCTGCGCCGATCCCGCGCGCAAAATCGCCTTGGCGCGCAAGCACCCCGGCGCGCTCGCCATCGACATGGAAACCGCCGGCGTCGCGCAGATCGCCCAGAAGCTCGCCCTCCCCTTCCTCGCCATCAAATCCATCGCCGATCGCGTCAACCCACGCTCCTCGATCGCGCAAGACTACCTCGCCTCCCAACAACGCGCCGCCGAGAACGCAGCGTGCATCGTGGATTGGCTGATTGACTCGTTCATGGGGAAGTAA
- a CDS encoding flavodoxin family protein, with protein sequence MKLLVLVGSPRRAGNSAVLAESVRRGAESAGTDVTLRFLDDHIGSFLRDCRTCRLPNGECSIADGFRDLFDDFLACDGVVFCSPIYWYGLSAQTKAFFDRTFCYYAASHPRSAEALAKMARKRIGLVLASEETYPGAELGIVHQIQEFSRYTRSDFVGVVRGSGNRRGEVVHDPSGPTLAAERLGREIFIRKYSDYYLETPRSPTVWSLEK encoded by the coding sequence ATGAAACTTCTCGTACTCGTGGGCAGCCCGCGGCGCGCGGGCAACTCGGCCGTGCTCGCCGAATCCGTTCGCCGCGGCGCCGAATCCGCAGGGACCGACGTGACCCTTCGCTTCCTCGACGACCATATCGGGAGCTTCCTACGCGACTGCCGCACGTGCCGTCTGCCGAACGGCGAGTGCTCCATCGCCGATGGCTTCCGCGATCTCTTCGACGATTTCCTGGCGTGTGACGGCGTCGTCTTCTGCTCGCCCATCTACTGGTACGGCCTCTCCGCGCAGACCAAGGCGTTCTTCGATCGCACGTTTTGCTACTACGCGGCGTCCCACCCGCGCTCCGCCGAGGCGCTCGCGAAGATGGCGCGCAAACGGATCGGCCTGGTGCTCGCCTCGGAGGAGACGTACCCGGGCGCGGAGCTCGGTATCGTGCATCAGATTCAAGAGTTCTCGCGCTATACGCGCTCCGACTTCGTGGGCGTGGTGCGCGGCTCGGGCAACCGCCGCGGCGAGGTCGTCCACGATCCCAGCGGCCCAACCTTGGCCGCCGAACGGCTCGGACGCGAGATCTTCATCCGAAAATATTCGGACTACTACCTCGAGACGCCGCGCAGCCCCACGGTCTGGAGCCTGGAAAAATGA
- a CDS encoding helix-turn-helix transcriptional regulator, which yields MTHSTHGRSQCPTDLLLATLSGPWTMHIVWTLFEVGPGRFGALKRRIPGISSRLLTERLRMLEAQGFVHRHEEKTVPPQVTYAATERLQRLCSALEALGHVADEWYAATPRPAARREPPSAT from the coding sequence ATGACCCACTCGACCCATGGCCGCTCGCAGTGCCCGACGGACCTCCTGCTCGCCACCCTGTCCGGCCCCTGGACGATGCACATCGTGTGGACTCTGTTCGAGGTGGGCCCCGGCCGGTTCGGCGCCCTCAAACGCCGCATCCCGGGGATCTCGTCGCGCCTCTTGACCGAGCGCCTCCGCATGCTGGAAGCGCAGGGCTTCGTCCATCGCCACGAAGAGAAGACGGTGCCGCCGCAAGTAACGTATGCCGCGACGGAGCGCTTGCAGCGCTTATGCAGCGCCCTCGAAGCGCTCGGCCACGTGGCCGACGAGTGGTACGCGGCGACACCCCGGCCCGCCGCCCGTCGCGAGCCTCCTTCCGCGACCTAG
- a CDS encoding NlpC/P60 family protein, producing the protein MRILVPTLGAMLILTGCSSSGHRRWAPNAALAPPVADAEPASPEASTRISEVITYAEAQVGKPYCWGGEGPRCFDCAGLAQMAWSRAGVRIPRTSHDIARSLPEVAMDELRAGDLLWWPGHVAIYEGNGWMIEAFNSRRGVVRRPTRSYPPRRAFRPVFAPRDIARWP; encoded by the coding sequence ATGCGAATACTCGTCCCAACCCTCGGTGCCATGCTCATCCTCACTGGCTGCTCGAGCTCGGGACACAGGCGATGGGCGCCCAATGCGGCCCTCGCGCCGCCGGTCGCCGATGCGGAGCCCGCATCGCCCGAAGCCTCCACCCGCATTTCCGAAGTGATTACGTATGCGGAGGCGCAAGTCGGAAAACCTTATTGCTGGGGAGGCGAAGGCCCCCGGTGCTTCGATTGCGCGGGCCTCGCGCAAATGGCATGGAGCCGCGCCGGGGTGCGCATTCCCCGAACGTCGCATGATATCGCGCGATCGTTGCCGGAGGTGGCCATGGACGAACTGCGCGCCGGCGACCTCCTCTGGTGGCCCGGCCACGTCGCCATCTACGAGGGGAACGGGTGGATGATCGAGGCCTTCAACTCACGCCGGGGCGTGGTGCGCCGCCCGACGCGCTCCTATCCGCCGCGCCGCGCGTTTCGCCCGGTGTTCGCGCCGCGCGACATCGCCCGCTGGCCCTAG